In the Streptomyces sp. NBC_00193 genome, TGACGGCCCGGCGCTGAAGAAGGGCGACATCGCCCAGGTCAACTACCTGGGCCAGGTCTGGGACGGCAAGGAGCCGTTCGACCAGAGCTTCGGCAAGGGCAAGCCGTTCGACGTGACCATCGGCGCGGGCCAGGTCATCAAGGGCTGGGACCAGGGCCTCGAGGGCAAGAAGGTCGGCAGCCGGCTGGAGCTCGTGATTCCGCCGGACCTCGGTTACGGCGAGCAGGGCTCGGGCGAGAAGATCAAGGCGAACGCCACGCTGGTCTTCGTCGTGGACATCGTCAAGGCCACCTCCGTCCCGGTTTCGGCGACGGGCAAGGAGGTCCCGCAGGCGGACGCCGCCCTGCCGAAGGTCGGTACGAACACGGACGGCAAGGAAGTCTCCGTGACGGTCCCGAAGGACGGTGCGGCGCCGACGAAGCTCGTGTCGAACTACGTCCTGGAGGGCGACGGCGCGGTCGTGAAGGACACCGACAGCGTCGTGGTGAAGTTCCACGGGAAGACGTGGAAGGACGACAAGACCTTCGAGAGCACGTACACCTCGGACCAGTCGGTGACGTGGCCGCTGGCGGAGCTGTCGGTCAAGGGTCTGAAGGACGGGATCGTCGGCAAGAAGGCCGGCAGCCGCATCCTGCTGGTCATCCCGCCGGACCAGGGCTTCGGTGACAAGGAGCAGGGCACCATCCCGGCCAACTCGACGCTGGTCTTCAGTCTCGACATCCTGGCCGTGGTGTAAGACTGTCCGGGTTGTACCCCCCTGTTCGTAAGTTTTTGAGGAGCAGTTCCGTGAGCGACAAGCTCGAGAAGCCCGAGATCGACTTCCCCGATTTCCCGGTCCCGGCGGACCTCGTGATCGAGGACATCTGGGAGGGCGAGGGCGCCGAGGCCAAGGCCGGTTCCCGGGTCTCCGTTCACTACGTGGGCGTGGCCTACTCGACCGGTGAAGAGTTCGACGCCTCCTGGGGCCGCGGCGCGCCGCTGCAGTTCCAGCTCGGTGTCGGTCAGGTCATCTCCGGCTGGGACACCGGCATCCAGGGCATGAAGGTCGGCGGCCGTCGCAAGCTGGTCATCCCGGCCCACCTCGCCTACGGCGACCGCGGTGCCGGCGGTGCGATCAAGCCGGGCGAGACGCTGATCTTCGTGTGCGACCTGATGGGCGCCTGATCGGTTCCCAGCGATGTGACGCTGTGATGTGACGCCGTGAGGCGTGCGGGGCCCCTGTCGTGAAGGCGGGGGCCCTCGCTTTTGCCCAGGACCGTCGGGGCGGTACGGTCAGCGGTCACGAGGGTGTACCGGGGACACGACTCGAAGGTCTGGAAGGGCGGATGGGCGTCGATGGCGATTGCCAAGGCCGAGCGGCTGATGAATCTGGCGCTGTGTCTGCTGGGGACGCGTCGGCCGCTCAGCAAGCGGGAACTGCGCGGTTCCATCGAGGCCTACATGGAAGCCGGGAACGACGAGTCCTTCAACCGCATGTTCGAGCGGGACAAGGACGATCTGCGGGAGCTCGGGCTGGTCATCGAGACCGTCGAGAACCTGGAGGGCGACACGGGCTATCTGGCCCGTCGTGATTCCAACCGGCTGCCGCCCGTGGCGCTGGACGCCGAGGAGGCCGCGGCCCTGGGGCTCGCCGCCAAGGTGTGGCAGCAGGCGCGGCTCGCCGGGGCGGCCAGTGGCGCCCTGCAGAAGCTGCGCGCCGGCGGGATGCCGGAGGCCTCGGATCCGTACGAGGGCCAGCACAGTGCCATCGAGCCGCGGATCCCGGTGCACGAGGCGGCCTTCGAGCCGCTGATGCTGGCCTGTCGTGATCGCCGTCCGGTGGTCTTCGACTACCGCAAGTCCACCGCGGCCCGTCCCGAGACCCGGCAGGTGGAGCCGTGGGCACTGGAGTGCTGGCGCGGCCACTGGTACCTGGCGGGCTTCGACCGCGACCGCGGGGCGGAGCGCGTGTTCCGGCTGTCCCGGATCACGGGCAAGGTCCGCTCGCGGCAGGCCAAGTACACCGCCGAGGTGCCGGACGTGGTGACCGTACGGGAGACCGTGGCGCGGTGGGCCGGGGAGAGCGCGGAGCGCTCCGCGCTGATCCGGCTGCGGGCGGGGGCGGGCTATCCGCTGCGGTCCAAGGCCACGGCGGTGCGCGAGGGGGCCGGCGGCGAGGGCTGGGACGAGCTGGAGATTCCGTACGGGCACGGGCTGGACGCCTGGCTGGTGGAGTTCGGCCCCGATGTCGTGGTGCTGGAGCCGGCCGATCTGCGGGCCGACGTGGTGGACCGGCTGCGGGCCGTCGCCAAGGGCTGACCCGGCCGCGCGGGAGCCGCGCGGGTGCGGGTGGACCGGGCAAGAACATCGAGCAACGCCCTGAGGGGGAGACGTACCAGCATGGCTGCCAACGCCATCGACCAGACGCGCCGGATGCTGTCCCTGGTGACCTACCTGCGCGAGCGCCCGGGTGCGCACGTCGCGGACGTGGCCCGGGCCTTCGGGATCACCGAGGACGAGCTGATCTCGGACCTCGACGTGCTGCCCATGTGCGGGACCAGTTTCCGGGGCGGTGACCTGCTCGACATCGACACCGACGGGGAGCGCATCTGGTGGCGCAACCCCGATGCCTCGGGGGAGTCCACCGCCGAGCCGCTGCGGCTGGCCGCCGACGAGGCGACGGCGCTGCTGGTGGCCGCCAGAGCCGTGGCCACGCTGCCCGGGCTGCGCGAGGGGGACCGTCAGGCACTGCTGCGGGCCACCGCCAAGCTGGAGGCGGCCGCGGGCGAGGTGGCCGGGGCCAGTTCCCGGCTGTCGGTGACCTTCGAGTCCGAGGGCGGGGTCTTCGCGGACGTGGACCGGGCCATCGCCGAGCAGCGCCGGCTGTGGCTGCGCTACTACTCGCCCGCGCGCGACGAGCTCACCGAACGCAAGGTCGACCCGATCCGGCTGTTCGCGGTCGGGCACACGTACATGGAGGGGTGGTGCCACCTCTCCGAGGCCCGGCGGACCTTCCGGCTGGACCGGGTGGCGGAGATCCGGCTGCTCGACGAGCGGGCCGATCCGCCCGCCATCGAGCCGCGTGATCTGTCCGAGGGGCTGGTCCAGCCGGCCGCCGAGGACCCGGAGGTCGTGGTCGAGGTCGGTCCCGGCGGGCGCTGGGTGGCCGAGTACTACCCGCACGACAGTGCCGAGGAGCTGCCCGAGGGCGGTCTGCGGATCACGTTGCGTACTCCTGACCCGGGTTCGCTGCGGCGTCTGGCGCTGCGGCTGGGCCGCGAGGGGCGGATCGTGGCCCCCGTGGAGCTGGCGGACAGTGCCCGCCGGGCGGCGCGGGAGGCGCTCGCCGCGTACGAGGGCGGCGTGGCCGTGGACGTGGCCGCCGGGAGCGGCGCCGACGCCGGCGGGGATCGGGGCTGAGGGGCCGAGGGGGGATCCGCGCGATGTCGGTCGCGTTCAAGGCGTCCTGTCCCGACTGCCGGGCCCGCTTCGAGCTGGACGCGGGTTCCTTGCGGCTGGCCATCGGCGGCAGCCGGCGTACGACGTTCTACTCCTTCACCTGTCCCGAGTGCGGGGCTCCGGTGCGCAAGCCGGCCGGTGAGCGGATCGTGGAGCTGCTGACCGGTGGTGGCGTGAGCACCCTGCGCAGCGTGTGAGCCGCGCGGTGGCCTAGGCTCGTCGCATGCTGTGGCCGATGTTCGCAATCGCTCTGGGTTTCCTCGGGCTCGCCGTCCTCGGGGTGCTCGCCGTGCGGGTCTTCGTGGAGGTGCGCCGGCTGTCCGTCCAGGTCGCGGACGCCGGGCGGCGGATCTCGGAGGCCTCCGCCGACCTGGAGCGGGCCGCTACGGGCCTGGCCAGGGCGGGGCGCTCCGTGCGGCCATAGCCATCGTCGGGCAACCGTCGTACTGTCTGACCACGCAAGCGGTGATGCCCCGGGGCATTGCCCGGCGTTAACCCCCGGGGGTTACGATCCTTGTCAGAACGGCTTACCGATCTCGGTCGGGCCGTCTTGACTACCACAACCAGCCGTTTCGGTGAGAAGGAAGACACACATGATCGGCAACCTGAAGCCCCTCGAGATCCTCCTGATCGTCGCCGTGATCTTCCTGCTGTTCGGTGCCAAGAAGCTTCCCGACATGGCCCGCTCGCTCGGCAAGTCCGCCCGCATCCTCAAGAGCGAGGCGAAGGCGATGAAGAAGGAGGGGGAGGCGGAGGACGCCGCCACCGCCGCTTCCGTCGCCGACCCGGCCCCCCAGCAGCAGGCCACGGCCCCGCGCACGATCCAGGCGTCGCCCGGCGACGTCACCAGCGCCCGCCCGGTGAACGAGCCCAACCACACCACGCAGGGCTGACGGCGGCCGGTCCGCCGGCCGCGCTCGCACCAGTCAACTGCAACGAGACAAGGGACGTGGGTTGCTCAAGTCTGCCCGCAAGCAGGAGAAGCAGGACAAGAAGGCCAAGGACGCCGAAGGGCGGATGCCCCTTGTCGAGCACCTGCGTGAGCTGAGAAACCGGCTGCTGAAGGCCGTCCTTGGGATCCTCGTGATCACGATCGTGGCCGCGTTCTTCTACAAGGACCTCATCGACTTCATGATGAAGCCGATCCTGGACTCCGTCGGCTGTGCCAACGGTGTGGTCACGCAGCGCGACGGGAAGCCCTGCGCCGCCATGACGGTCAACGGCCTCATCGCCCCGTTCTCCATCGCCCTGAAGGTCTCCCTCACCGCCGGTGTGGTGCTCTCCGCGCCGGTGTGGCTGTACCAGCTGTGGGCCTTCGTGGCCCCGGGGCTGCACAACCACGAGCGCAAGTACGCCGTGGGCTTCGTGGCGATCGGCGCTCCGCTGTTCGGCGCCGGTGCGGTCCTCGCGTACATGGTGCTGCCGCAGACCGCGGTGATCCTGCTGGAGTTCACCCCCGAGAACGCGAGCAACCTGCTGCCGGTCGACGACTACCTCGACCTGATCACGCGCATGATCGTGGTCTTCGGCCTGGCCTTCGAGCTGCCGCTGCTGCTGATCCTGCTCAACGTCACCGGGGTGCTGACCGCGAAGCGGCTGGCGAGCTGGTGGCGGGCCATGGTGCTGGGCATCACGGTCTTCGCGGCGTTCGCGACGCCCACCGGTGACCCGCTGACGATGCTGGCGCTGGCCGCGCCGATCGTCGCCCTGTACTTCATCGCCCTCCTGGTCTGTTACCTCAACGACCGCCGGCGGGTGCGGAACAACCCCGACGCGGGTCTCGACGACGACGAGGCCTCCGAGGTGGATCTGACTCCGGCGGCGGTGGGTGCGGTCGAGCCCGTGGCGGCTCCGGGCGCCCTGCCCGAGCAGGCCGACGGCGGACGCCAGCGGATCAACGGCTACGACGACGCCACCTGATCGACGCGGGTCCGCATCGGCGGGTACATTCCCGCGGGTGAGTGCTGAGATCACCCTCTTCGTCAATCCCACCGCAGGAAGCGGCCGGGCCGCGCACGCAGCGCAGCCGGCCGCTTCCGCGCTTCGCGAGGCCGGCTTCTCGGTGCGGACCGTGGTCGGCGGCGATGCCCCCGACGCGTTGGCGCGGCTGCGCGCCGCGGTGCGCGAGGGCACCGGAGCGGTGATCGCGGTCGGCGGGGACGGGATGGTCTCCCTCGCGCTGCAGGCGCTCGCGGGCACGCTGGTGCCGCTCGGGGTGGGCGCGGTGGGCACCGGGAACGATTTCGCGCGCGCGATGGGACTGCCCGTACGGGAACCCGCGCGGGCGGGCCGGCTGGCCGCGGAGGCGCTCAAGGAGGGCCGGGTCCGCGAGATCGACCTCGGCCGGGTGGCCGGGGCCGGGGAAGGCGCCGGGGCCCGGGACGGCGCCGGCGGCACCTGGTACGGGACCGTGCTGTGCTCCGGCTTCGACTCGCGGGTCAACGACCGGGGCAACCGGATGCGGCTGCCGCTCGGCCGCTTCAAGTACGACCTGGCGATGGCCCTGGAACTCGCCGCCTTCCGGCCCTTCCCGTACCGGATCACCCTGGACGGCGGTCCGGTCCTGGAGACCGAGGCCACGCTGGTGGCCGTCGGCAACGGCTCCTCCTACGGCGGCGGCATGCGCATCTGCGCGGACGCGGTGCCCGACGACGGGCTGTTCGACGTCGTGGTCGTCGGCGACTGCAGCCGCAGCACGCTGCTGAAGGTCTTCCCCCGGGTCTACAAGGGCACCCACGTCGACCATCCGAAGGTCACCGTCCACCGGGCCGCGAAGGTGACC is a window encoding:
- a CDS encoding diacylglycerol kinase, which codes for MSAEITLFVNPTAGSGRAAHAAQPAASALREAGFSVRTVVGGDAPDALARLRAAVREGTGAVIAVGGDGMVSLALQALAGTLVPLGVGAVGTGNDFARAMGLPVREPARAGRLAAEALKEGRVREIDLGRVAGAGEGAGARDGAGGTWYGTVLCSGFDSRVNDRGNRMRLPLGRFKYDLAMALELAAFRPFPYRITLDGGPVLETEATLVAVGNGSSYGGGMRICADAVPDDGLFDVVVVGDCSRSTLLKVFPRVYKGTHVDHPKVTVHRAAKVTLEAAGITAYADGEPLGPLPVTARCVPAALRLLT
- a CDS encoding FKBP-type peptidyl-prolyl cis-trans isomerase; this translates as MRRLAGLLVVPLLLLSTAACGDSGSDSAEMKNGAPAITKGAKFGETPTLAKGTGTPPKELKVVTISEGDGPALKKGDIAQVNYLGQVWDGKEPFDQSFGKGKPFDVTIGAGQVIKGWDQGLEGKKVGSRLELVIPPDLGYGEQGSGEKIKANATLVFVVDIVKATSVPVSATGKEVPQADAALPKVGTNTDGKEVSVTVPKDGAAPTKLVSNYVLEGDGAVVKDTDSVVVKFHGKTWKDDKTFESTYTSDQSVTWPLAELSVKGLKDGIVGKKAGSRILLVIPPDQGFGDKEQGTIPANSTLVFSLDILAVV
- a CDS encoding YafY family protein, yielding MAIAKAERLMNLALCLLGTRRPLSKRELRGSIEAYMEAGNDESFNRMFERDKDDLRELGLVIETVENLEGDTGYLARRDSNRLPPVALDAEEAAALGLAAKVWQQARLAGAASGALQKLRAGGMPEASDPYEGQHSAIEPRIPVHEAAFEPLMLACRDRRPVVFDYRKSTAARPETRQVEPWALECWRGHWYLAGFDRDRGAERVFRLSRITGKVRSRQAKYTAEVPDVVTVRETVARWAGESAERSALIRLRAGAGYPLRSKATAVREGAGGEGWDELEIPYGHGLDAWLVEFGPDVVVLEPADLRADVVDRLRAVAKG
- a CDS encoding FKBP-type peptidyl-prolyl cis-trans isomerase encodes the protein MSDKLEKPEIDFPDFPVPADLVIEDIWEGEGAEAKAGSRVSVHYVGVAYSTGEEFDASWGRGAPLQFQLGVGQVISGWDTGIQGMKVGGRRKLVIPAHLAYGDRGAGGAIKPGETLIFVCDLMGA
- the tatC gene encoding twin-arginine translocase subunit TatC; the protein is MLKSARKQEKQDKKAKDAEGRMPLVEHLRELRNRLLKAVLGILVITIVAAFFYKDLIDFMMKPILDSVGCANGVVTQRDGKPCAAMTVNGLIAPFSIALKVSLTAGVVLSAPVWLYQLWAFVAPGLHNHERKYAVGFVAIGAPLFGAGAVLAYMVLPQTAVILLEFTPENASNLLPVDDYLDLITRMIVVFGLAFELPLLLILLNVTGVLTAKRLASWWRAMVLGITVFAAFATPTGDPLTMLALAAPIVALYFIALLVCYLNDRRRVRNNPDAGLDDDEASEVDLTPAAVGAVEPVAAPGALPEQADGGRQRINGYDDAT
- the tatA gene encoding Sec-independent protein translocase subunit TatA codes for the protein MIGNLKPLEILLIVAVIFLLFGAKKLPDMARSLGKSARILKSEAKAMKKEGEAEDAATAASVADPAPQQQATAPRTIQASPGDVTSARPVNEPNHTTQG
- a CDS encoding YafY family protein, producing the protein MAANAIDQTRRMLSLVTYLRERPGAHVADVARAFGITEDELISDLDVLPMCGTSFRGGDLLDIDTDGERIWWRNPDASGESTAEPLRLAADEATALLVAARAVATLPGLREGDRQALLRATAKLEAAAGEVAGASSRLSVTFESEGGVFADVDRAIAEQRRLWLRYYSPARDELTERKVDPIRLFAVGHTYMEGWCHLSEARRTFRLDRVAEIRLLDERADPPAIEPRDLSEGLVQPAAEDPEVVVEVGPGGRWVAEYYPHDSAEELPEGGLRITLRTPDPGSLRRLALRLGREGRIVAPVELADSARRAAREALAAYEGGVAVDVAAGSGADAGGDRG
- a CDS encoding CpXC domain-containing protein, whose translation is MSVAFKASCPDCRARFELDAGSLRLAIGGSRRTTFYSFTCPECGAPVRKPAGERIVELLTGGGVSTLRSV